The following DNA comes from Pirellulales bacterium.
GCTGTCTCCCTACCAGGCGATGGGGGCGATTTACGATTTCGTGAAGGCGGCCAAGAAGCCCGAGAAGGAAACGCTGTGGGACTGGCACCAGTACGAAGTCACCTGCCGTGGCCCGATCATCACGGTGACGGTCGACGGCGAGAAGATCAGCGAGATGAACTGCGACGAGTTCACCGAGCCGGGCCAGCGGCCGGACGGCTCGAAGAACAAATTTTCCAAGGCGGGCAAAGACTTCGCCCGCAGCGGCTACCTCGGCTTCCAGGATCACGGCGCGAAGTGCTGGTACAAGAACGTGAAGTTGCTGGAACTCAAGCCGGAGTGAGCGGGCTCGTTCGGAAAAGTCTTAACGCAGAGCGACGGTGTTTTCCAAGGGAATGTGGAGGCCTTCTCGCGTGCTTGCTCAGTGCTACTGCAAGGAACGCTTCTTGGCCAAATCGACCCATTGCTTGACGATCTTCGGCATTCGCTCCACGATTTCGGCGCCGAACAGTACTTCATCCACGTAACCCATGTGCAGCATGTCGATGATGCGGCATAGGTACGAGCGGCCGCAGTCCCACCACGTGTAGCGCGCGTCGATCATGAGGTAGTGTTTTACGTCGATTCTCTCTTGTTCGCGCAGCTCCTCGAGCTCCATGCCGTCTAAGAGACTTTCGTAGACGCCATCGGCAACTCGACTGCCAAACGTCGTGGTGTAGTAATACTCTTTGATCTCCCAAACAGCGATCGGATTCACCGGACCTGGAAATGCACCGTCAACGCGGCGCGCCAAGGTGCGCAGCGGTGCATTGTTGAGAGTAACGGTTGTCAGCTCTCGTGGGTCGTAATCGCAAGGCAATCCTTCGGCGTGCGCTTCGATCAACATGTTGATGCATCCGGTGAAATATGCTGGGGCTTTCTTATTGCCCTTCTGCTTATTCATCGGATGAGTACGTTTCGTGGGAAGTTTTCTCTGGAGCTTATTGAAGAGGGCCCTGGCCCTTTCCACGTCCATGAGTCGCGGCTCAACGAACGAGTTCAGCACCGTCGCGCGGTGATGGAAATAATCGAAAATGGTCTGTCCCAATTGCGTTGGGTGGTCGGCGTCGTCCATCAAATGCGCCGCGGTGAGGTTCAGGGCTTCCATACATTGGCGCATTTGGAGGACCGTCGGAATCGCGATTTGACCAGTGCCTCGCGCGGTATAGCCAATGTGCTGACTGATCGTGCGGACGTTGGCCCAAAAGTGTTTCGGCAATTTGACGAAGCGAGAGTCGGGGATCATGCCAGGGACTTCTCCAAGCGATCGATAAAGTCCCGAAGTGGAATGCCCACGGCTTGGCAGATGTGGCGGATTTCCAGCAGGTCCAATCGCCGTTCGCCCGACTCATACTTGCTGACAAACGATTGCGGCTGGCCTAGTTTTTCCGCCAGGTCGAGCTGGCGCAGGCCAGCTCCAAGTCGAATCTGGCGAAGAAGTTCTTGCAGCTTGCGCTGGTCAGCAGTAAAGATGCTTTTTTCCATGCAGCAGCATTAAGATGTAGTTGACATGGAATCCCAAAACAGGATAACAGTGGGCTTGGACCGCCTGGTTTGACAGGTGCTGTACTAATGAATAGCATTTGGCGGCTATGGGCATCCGTAATGAGGACGGAGTGATGCAACGATTGCTCTTCGAGGACTGTCACCCGCAGTCGGGCGGCGTGAAGCCATTCAAGAAGCAGTTGCTGAAATGGATTGGCAGCAAACAGCGATCGGCGCACGAAATCATTTCGTACTTCCCCGCTCGGTTTGAGCGGTATTTTGAACCATTCTTGGGGAGCGCTGGTGTCTTGGCGACTCTCGCTCCCCAGCGCGCCATAGGTTCCGATGCGTTTCAACCGTTGATTGAAATCTGGCAGACGCTGCACGAGTCGCCGGATACGTTGAAAGAGTGGTATTCGACGCGCCGCAGGCGGATGATGGGCGGTAACAAAGTCGATGCGTACGAGCAAATCAAGGCGTCTTACAACGCCAAACCGAACGGAGCCGATCTCTTATTCCTTTGTCGAGCGTGTTATGGGGGAGTGGTTCGGTTTCGGCAGACGGACGGCTTCATGTCGACCCCTTGTGGAATTCACACGCCGATCGAAGACGATTCTTTCTCCGCTCGGGTCGATGAATGGCGGAAACGAACGCACGGTACCAGCTTCCAACTGCTGGATTACGTCGACGCCATGAGCATGGCGACAGAGGGCGATTTGATCTATTGTGATCCTCCCTACAAGGACTCGCAAAAGATTCTCTACGGCGCCCAAAAGTTTAATCTGCGACGGCTATTTGAAGTGATTGGCGAGTGCAAGAGGCGTGGCGTGTTCGTTGCCTTGAGTATTGACGGCACGAAAAGATCAGGCGAACTGATTTGCGATGTTGCCGTACCGCAAGGGCTGTTCGAGCGGGAAGTATTTATAAGCTGCGGTCGCTCGATGCTCAGACGGTTTCAAATGGGCGGACAGACGCTCGAAAGTGAAGTCGTTGCTGACCGTCTGCTGCTGACGTATTAGCTTCCAATATCGGCGGATGTAGATCGTGTTTGACCGAGGCTCAAACTCGTGTCGTCAAGCCAGTCGAATTGCAGGTGGCCCAGGTGGTCATGTTCCGCGAGCTCGGCCGGCTCCGTGACCGTACCCATGCCCGCCTGCCCGACCGTCGTGCCTAGCCGGGTCCTAGATGATCCCATGCAGCGGGCGGCCTGGGGCGCCTAGGGCTTCCACGCGGCGTATTACGTCCGGGTCTTCGATCAGCGGGGGCGCGTGGTGCGGCTTGATCCGCGCGTCGATGACCAGCGATCCATTGCAGCTCCAGTGCTTTGCCCGCGTTGAGGCGTCGATCCCGTGGATGTCGCTGGCCGGGTTCGACCGGGTGAACGTGACCCAGAGAAAGTTGTTCAGCGTCTGTGCCGTGAAATCGCTGTCGTCGACCACCACGACCAGCGGGAACTGGTTGATCGCGTCGGCCGGCGTGCAGGCGGCGCAAAACATCTCGCTCGCCTGATCGACTCCGTCGTGATCGGTCTGATACTGCGGTCCTTCGACGGCGAGCACGCCCGGCAGGCAGACGCGCGGCTTTCGGAACGGCTCGGGCAGCCACAGGTCGGCCGGCACATCGACGGGCAAGTCGCGCGACTTCGCTCCCACGGCCGCGATCACGACCTTCGATCCCTCGTTCAAGCCGCTGCCCGAGTAATCGAGCGTGTCGATCGTCGTGGCAGTGTGAAAGTGCAGATCGCGCCGCCAATCGACGCGCTCGAGCACGTGGCGGAAGAAGGCGCGAATGTCGTGAATGTCGAGTTGGGGGCACTCGTCGTGAGCCACGATCAAAAGATACTTGGCCAGTGACATCTGCCCCTGGCCCAGGATCGCGTTGGCCTGCGTGAGTAACTCGGCCGGCCGGCGACGCTCGGCAAAGGGGACGTAACGCTCGCTGCCGATCGCCAACAGCAGTGGATGCACGCCCGAGGCATCGACCGCATGCACCGCGCGGATGCCGGGGAGCACCGTGGGAATGACTGGGCCGGTCAGCTCGTGGATCATCTGGCCGAAGACGGTGTCTTCCTGCGGCGGGCGCCCGACGACCGTAAAGGGCCAGATGGCCCCCTCGCGGTGATAGACACGATCGACCCTGAGCACGGGAAAATCGTGCGCCAGGCTGTAGTAGCCCAGGTGATCGCCAAAGGGGCCTTCGGGTAATAATCGCTCGGGATCGACCACGCCGCTCATGCAGAAATCGGTGTCGGCGTGGAGGGGCAGTTCGCCCGGTCGGCAGATCATGGCCACGCGATGCCCTGCCAGCGCTCCGGCAAAGCCCAACTCGGACAATCCCTCGGGCAAGGGCATCACCGCGGCGAGTGACATCGCCGGCGGCCCGCCTACGAAGATGTTCACGCGGAACGGCACGCCACGCCGTATCGCCGCCGCATGATGAACACCGATGCCGCGATGGATCTGATAGTGCAGGCCTACTTCGCGGTTGGGCACATACTGGCCACCGGAAAGTTGCACGCGGTACATGCCCAGGTTCGACGCGGCGAGTCCCGGCCGGTCGGCGTCCTCGGTGTAGACCTGCGGCAGGGTGATGAACGCGCCGCCATCGTCGGGCCAGCTCTTGAGCTGCGGTAGCTGGTCGATCTGCGTCTGCCGCGCGAGAATCGGGCCCGACTTCACCTTGCGCGGCAGCATCGAAAACGCGGCGGGCAGCGCCCGAGCCGTTTGCAGCGGATGCTTGAACGCCTCCTGGGGATCGATCTTGAGATCGATCAGTCGACGCACGGCGTCCCAAGTGTCGCGAAAGATGAACCGGGCGCGATCCATCGTGCCGAACAGGTTGCTCACCATCGGGAAGGGCGAACCCTTGACCCGTGGAAAGTAGAGCGCCGGGCCACCAGCCGCGTAGACGCGCCGCTGGATGGCCGCCGCCTCGAGATTGGGATCGATTTCCTCGTCGATCGCGATCAGCCGCCCCGTGGCGGCCAGATCGTCGACGCATGCTTTGAGCGAGCGATAACCCATCGATTCGTTCGTCGTGTGTGCGTGTCGGCGCGCCAGGTCAAAGTGGCTTGTCCGAACGGGGGTCTGGCCCATCGTACCGCAAGTGGCGTCCTGCTCCAGGGGTCCTGGCAGCCATCCTGCGTATCCGGCGGTGTCCGACGCTCTTCCGTAGGCAGGTGAGAGCCGTGCAACTACCACTTGGCCGCGAGGGTACTATCGTTACTTCCCTGCGCAGGTAGCTTGATGCACCAGCAGAGCAAGCTCCTTGCTCGACCGGCGCGTGCTGCAGAGCTACGATGTTGCCTGTGGATTCGATCGATCAATCGTCCCGTCGCACGAGGAGCATGTCCTGTGTGCCCATCGACTCTGAGAAATGCCATCGGGCGATCGCTGCCGGTGTTG
Coding sequences within:
- a CDS encoding helix-turn-helix transcriptional regulator yields the protein MEKSIFTADQRKLQELLRQIRLGAGLRQLDLAEKLGQPQSFVSKYESGERRLDLLEIRHICQAVGIPLRDFIDRLEKSLA
- a CDS encoding UbiD family decarboxylase, with protein sequence MGYRSLKACVDDLAATGRLIAIDEEIDPNLEAAAIQRRVYAAGGPALYFPRVKGSPFPMVSNLFGTMDRARFIFRDTWDAVRRLIDLKIDPQEAFKHPLQTARALPAAFSMLPRKVKSGPILARQTQIDQLPQLKSWPDDGGAFITLPQVYTEDADRPGLAASNLGMYRVQLSGGQYVPNREVGLHYQIHRGIGVHHAAAIRRGVPFRVNIFVGGPPAMSLAAVMPLPEGLSELGFAGALAGHRVAMICRPGELPLHADTDFCMSGVVDPERLLPEGPFGDHLGYYSLAHDFPVLRVDRVYHREGAIWPFTVVGRPPQEDTVFGQMIHELTGPVIPTVLPGIRAVHAVDASGVHPLLLAIGSERYVPFAERRRPAELLTQANAILGQGQMSLAKYLLIVAHDECPQLDIHDIRAFFRHVLERVDWRRDLHFHTATTIDTLDYSGSGLNEGSKVVIAAVGAKSRDLPVDVPADLWLPEPFRKPRVCLPGVLAVEGPQYQTDHDGVDQASEMFCAACTPADAINQFPLVVVVDDSDFTAQTLNNFLWVTFTRSNPASDIHGIDASTRAKHWSCNGSLVIDARIKPHHAPPLIEDPDVIRRVEALGAPGRPLHGII
- a CDS encoding DNA adenine methylase, whose protein sequence is MQRLLFEDCHPQSGGVKPFKKQLLKWIGSKQRSAHEIISYFPARFERYFEPFLGSAGVLATLAPQRAIGSDAFQPLIEIWQTLHESPDTLKEWYSTRRRRMMGGNKVDAYEQIKASYNAKPNGADLLFLCRACYGGVVRFRQTDGFMSTPCGIHTPIEDDSFSARVDEWRKRTHGTSFQLLDYVDAMSMATEGDLIYCDPPYKDSQKILYGAQKFNLRRLFEVIGECKRRGVFVALSIDGTKRSGELICDVAVPQGLFEREVFISCGRSMLRRFQMGGQTLESEVVADRLLLTY